The following nucleotide sequence is from Channa argus isolate prfri chromosome 9, Channa argus male v1.0, whole genome shotgun sequence.
AGGGGGGGAGCCAGATGAAGAGGATGAGGCAGAACTGGAGCTACCTCCAGCCTGCATCACATACTGAAGCTGTGAGGCTGGAAAGGAGCCAAGCTGACTGCCGTAGGCATCCATCTTGCCTCCAGCTCCACTTCCACTTCCACCACCACTCAGGGAGGCATGAGTGCTGCCTTGCATGCCAGCAGCAATCAGGGAGGAAGTCCTCTGTGGCAGGAAGGATTCAGATGGCTGAGCGGAGGCCACAGCACCACCCGCAGCCTGGAGGCGTCCGTAGGAGCTGTCAGCCAGGCCTCCGTAACCCTGCAGGGCCGCCATGTTGCTGCGAGCACAAGCTGGGTACTCCGATAGTCCCAGATTACAGAGCTGACTTTCTCTGCAGCCCACATTGAAGGTGTTGGGAGCGAGGTGGAAGGTTGGAGGGGAGCAGGAGGGAGATAGAAGGTGTGCTGCACCGGAAGGAGACGGGGTTCCAGTGCTGGAGGTGGTGGGAGAAGTGCCAGTGCTTCCACCTGggacacacagaaacacgaAAGGAATGAAAAATGCATTACGGCCacttaaatatacaataaatgaGCAGATTCAGTTGAGAAGGACCAGACATGCAAACAATACTCAAAGGCTCAAGAGCCAAGTGACCTCTGAACTAAAAGCTTTCTCTACAGATGTGACCCactgtcgtgtgtgtgtgtgtgtgtgtgtgtgtgtgtgtgtgttgttggggTTGTTGACTCTCATTCATCCAGGTGAGGTCATCTAGAATTTCAGTGATGGCCTCCTTCGTGTTACGTCAAAATGTTTCTCTAGGCTTTCAAGCAGCTATTTGAAGTTGATGTAATGGGTAAGTGATGGTGCATCCCCTGCCCATCTATCTCTGACCTTCCTGTGAAGAGTAAAAAACTGCATTTCCCTGCAGGAGCCCTACATCCTCTCTACCTTGCAAGAAAACTGTCTTTCACAACGAGTGGGAAGGTCCCTTAAAGTTTTCTAAATGTAAGTCTGCATGGCCACAGAATGCACCAAGGAATTCGAAGGCTTCGGAggcttttgtctctttcttcatAAAAAGCCGACAGAAGCAGAATGCAGTAATAATCACCAATAATATAACTTCCCAGTGGTCCACAAGCACCGAGTCAGACTAATAAACTAAGCAGTATGAATTCACCTGCGGCCAAGTGAATAAATAACCTTGTGGATCCAGATGGACTTTTTCAAATTCCAACCCTCACACTAATTGCTGCTGGATAGGAGATCGTGAACCATGTAATAAATTTTTTTGCTGGTATGCGGAGACAAATACGCGCCGTTTCTGGTCAGCAGAGCAACTCCACATCCCCAGTTCTCTCCTCCATAAAAAGTCACAAGCTCTCAGTTTAGACATGGACTATACTGATTCAGCTGAAAGTGGAAAACGGGGAGGTTATATATGTTATGGCACAAATTGTATCCACTAAGTCCAAGCCTTTCAGAGTGAAATGATAGCTGCGGGATATCAATGTCATATTTCTCTATTAATGAGAACTTGGCTCGGGTTCACCTCGCTGTTGGAGAAATTCAGTTTGAAACCAGAATGACGAGGAGGCAGAACTAAATAATCCAGGACTCGCTTGGCCTGGGCTCTGATTTTGCACCATATGCCTTCGATAATAGCGCTGCAgcactctgctctgctaaagATGAGGAAGGGGGCTGGTGGGAGGCtgaggtgggggtggagggtagacagagagagagagagtgagaaagcaAGGTAAGGATGAGAAGCtagagagagaagagcagagaaaaaggTCGTTTGGTGATGTCATGTTTTCCTCTGCCTGGAAGGCCTCGAGGTGCTTCAGCGCCAAGGGGGAACAGTTGATTATTTGAAGGGAAAAGGTTGTGTGCTGCCATACGGGCAAAGCTACACACTCACTACACACCACAGTGTCCTCAAAGGGTGACACGGGGTTCACAAGTGGAGCAAGGACTTTAATTCATTCCTAAACACTTTGGAGGAGTTTAATGATAACAAACACGTGTCGCCGGCTAAGACAAAACACTGAGCGTTACGTCATGCTGAACTCCTGAGCTATCCGAGATAGGGTCAGCAAGGGAGCACGTTTTACAGCGGCGAGGCCCTTGATATGAGCCATGACTAAGACCTTGTGCCGGGGCTGGAGTCGATACAAAGGGAGGTGGCTCCACTGACGCCGACTCGTGCTGCGGAGCCGTCCAAAAGCCACGGGGTTTgtttaacaattttattttcaagggCTGCGTGTGATGTGAAAAGTTCAGTAGACACAGGCCGACCTGGCAGAGAAGCAGCGTATGGCCAAGCTCACATGAAGGACAACCATAGCTGATGCACTGTGTGGTGAGATACGCAGGGAAAATATGCAGAGGGAGAGTTCAGGCTGGGACAGCGCATGCAGCAAGGTCATGCTAATTACCACTATACACCGCTGTCGATGTGGAACTCAACGATGATGtcatttattactttatattgTACTTTCTGCTTGCAAGTGAATCATATTAACATTTCTGTCgctgagaggaaagtggacgGATACAATCGTTTTAAGAAATGATAATAAGTCAGAAGCCTAATGAAGAAAGAATGGAGCTACCTGGTGGCGTCAAACAGTAGCCTTAGCGATTTACTGTTGCTAAAGTGCATTAATGCCAAGAATGAGTATTATGTAACACTACAGTGTTTTTAGAAAATGGCAGAATGAGCTTTACAGTAGTTTAGGGTCCATATTACCCAGTTCGTTGGGTAAGATTCTATATTTctataaaacaaagaattagACAAAGACTGACAGGATTTTCgaaactgtttttctgtttcgGTGCAGCTACACACCTTGCTGTTTCTGCATATTTGTGAAGTCTTCAAACGTGAGGGTCCTCACAGGAGGTCTCCAGAAAGCGTAGGTCTCCATGATCGCCTCCAGGCCAGTCCTGACAGAGACATTCAGAAAGAGAGAATTCCTAAAAACAGCACAATTAAAAATACGACTGAGCAAATAAACAGTTTCTGGGAGTGTGATGGAGGCGGGAGAAAATATATAGGTCTTAGAAAAGATTATTAAGAACTTTTTGTTATATCCATGATCTGATGATGGCCTTTGAGCCATAACAGTGCCAACTCCTCTCATACCACTGCTATAATGGGAAACCAGGTCAgaactttgcttttctttcaagAATTGGGCCACAACAATTTTGCTAACCTTGTTTTTACTAATTATACTTTACACTTTCCTTTGTTATCACGAGAAGTGCAACAGTGATACGGAAATGTTATAAACTGGATAAAGGCCAAAATGTAATCGATTGTACAGCTTTACCTAAATCAAATAGCCACTGAAGGAATTTCCTAACAATGTCGCTGAGGAAATATTATGTCTCGGCATGTGTGCATGAGGAGTGAGCAGGAGTGAGATGGATGTGAGAGGATTagtgaaaaacagcaaaaaaatctaGAAATCAGTtgaagagagaggggaggtgaTACGGTTTGTGTCTGAGAGGCTGCTGGTAAATGAGTCCGACTGAGTGAGAGAGTGACAgagtgtgtgggggggggcaaAGCGGAGTTCTGCTCAGAGGAAACTGGAGCCATTAAAAAAGGAGCACGTTTTTACTGTGCACATAAATCTGGGTGACGTTTCATCTCCAATCTGTACTCGGTTCTCCTTACTGCTTGATTTACGTCCCCGCGCAACACTCGGCCCCGTTCCAGGGAGACCGGCAACCGTCGCTGCTCGCCGTGTTGTTTTAGGGCCACCAGCTCCCTGGCTGTGGCAGCTCGTTAGTGTGCCACGTTAATCGACCCCGGCCCCTGCCATCACTGCACTCATTCATACAGTCCCACTGCCGCGGGACCAAAACCCAACAAATGACCTGCGCTCGAACATAAAGCCCAGTCACCACCATAACTTACAGTTCTATATTAAGATGCTATTAAAGAagtcagaaaaaggaaaacaggcTGCTGCTTAATTTGAGTATTAGCGGTGCAGATTCCCCCTTtctattaatttaaatttcccCTCAGTTTGGAATGAGTTGGTCATGTTCCACAGCAAACAGGCTGCATTCACAAGTTTCATAGTATTTAGCCTGGCTGTTAATGTGGCTCGTATGCTAATATAAAGCGTTTAACAACACTGTGGCggagcaacaaaaataaaagatgtcacctgttttcatgtttgcagctttttgttcCGAGCTGTTAAAGTTGCTTTCCACTTTCGTACACGGGAAGACTGGATTAAACCTAAGAAAGTCTATTTAAAGACTATTTTTCTTATAGATACTTAAAAATGTCTATCATTTATACAGCCAAAATATACCCACCCACATTAAACCCATAAAGAGGTCCTTCAGTTTTGCCTGAACAAACatctttgttatttaaaaagtcacatCTAAGCTAAAGGAAAGTAAAACCTCTAAACTTACAGCTCCACAGGGCATCTACAGTCACATTTCATGCAGCACAAACCCTTATGCAGAGCGACTTACAGTGTGTGACCAGTTAAAACTCTTAAATTGCCAAAActataaaaagcagcagaaaggaggtcaaaggtcagaacTTCAGCTCACCAACAACAATCAagaatgatcaaatatgaaaCGAAGCTTCAGAAGCTAGCGGCTCTGCACAGGTTTTTTTAAGGTGACCGAAGCCGAGTTCTCCCTCTCTGAATTACAACAAAGCCCAAACCTATTGAAGAAATCACGAACCATACGTGAGGATAAAACCCCTTTCTCTCCCCTGCCTCGGACAAATGTCTCGCTCTCCGTTATCTTTTCATCTGTAGCTGTCCTGCGATGAAATCCGAATGCCACTCCATAAATCAAACAGTCTATTGTTTGAAAAACGAAAAAAGATGTCTCAAATATCTGTGTGCCAATAATGCAGACCAGATGAAGGGGCTGCTTTCATGTGTGGAGGGGTCTGGTGGTTCAACACACCCACGCCTTCCCCCTTCTCTCCTCCACAAATGTTATATATGATAATTCagacatgagagagagagagagagagagagagaggtggaaacAGCTGATGCAAAGAGCAGAGTAAAGTATCTGACCTGTTCTCAGATTGTTGGAAAGGtcacagaaaactgaaaagcatCCGCCCGgcgcattgtgtgtgtgtgtgtgtgtgtgtgtgctttaagTCTTGGGAATAAAAAGCCACGACTGCAGATGGTGTGTTAATAAAGGACATCCAAGTTAAAACAGGCTTAATTACATGTAACCATTGTTCCAACAGCACGTTGTGACTATTTGCCAGTGTGAAGCGGCTCCTAACTAATCTGCACGTACAACTTTCACAGTTTTGTGTAACTAGATGAAATTCTTAGGCAAAGGGTAAAGGAAATAGAAAACAAACTCAATAGCCTTGAGATCCTGTGAACAAAGTCTGGACTCTTCGTGGATGGATACCCGTCTGTGCGTTGTATATTGGAGCTGACCTGCATGTCGTCGGCTACAAGTGAGGCCGCCAGTAGCTACAGAGACAGCATGTGGAGACGGCGATGGGTAAAGCTTGAGCAGTTAGAAGTAGCGTACCTGTTTCTGCCAGAGTCCCGGAAACCTTTAGCGAATGGGTTGCGGTCGATCTTTAGTCTTGTAATCTGCAATCAaggaaaatgtgcaaaacagtGATTGGTCCATCTTGAAAAAGGAATACGATGCACCTTTATCCAAAACACGTAACCGTGAGAACATTTCAGTGCTGGTTTTGCAAAAGAAATGATATTATTAACAAAGGCAAATCACgtgtttgttttgggttttttttctccctaaaCTGGAGATAAACATTGATTCCTGCCATATTATGTTGTGCTGCCAAATACTTTCAACATACACCATCTGAGAGGACACattttggaaatgaaaacagCTTTAGGAGGGTTTGATTAGGGTTTATAGTGCGTAAAATGTGTTTCTGGGTGTTTCTGAGTTCATTTCAgccacacagaaacatgtgaCGGTCATTTGTGCAGGAAAAGGTGCAGGGATTTTACCAAATTACAACAATTCAGAAGAGAATTCAATGATTCAATTTGCATTTGCTCAAGTgcggctgcaaaaaaaaaagaaaaaaaaatgatatttgcAGGGTCACAGATCAGCAGCCATTTCCCTGGGAGGAAGtaagtatgtaaaaaaaaaagtctgtacCTGTTGGTTCTGGTAGGCAGTGACGGTGGTGAAGACAGTCTCAGGGAAGCTGAAGGTCTTGACTCCCTCCCCGCTGGGCACAGACTTGTTTGGAGACAGCTCGCTGCTGAAGTCCTTCCTGATGACATGAACACGGGGCTGATATTTGTGCATGGAGTGCAGGATGATCTGCAAATATGACAGGGGAGAAGGTGAAGTGTACAGAAGCTAATGCTGCTCACAGTAACAGTAGTGATGTCTGGGAAGGTTCATCCGGCTTTTTGTCTCTTCGTGTCCTGTTCACTGCGATTAATTGTGTGAATGAGGAGATACACAGCGCAGAATAGAAATCTAGAAATGTCCGTCTCCAGGGCTTTAGTTTGGTGAATGAAGGCCCTCAAAAGTTCTGATAACACACGGCACAGGCACCATCAGGGCTTTGTGACACGAAGCACAGTTCCCAGTGCGTCGACGCTCATCAGAGAGCCAAGCATTATTTCACAGCGGAGGCGTCAGACGGTGTCGGGCCCAGCTTCGCCTCAGGGTTTTGGTCTGCTCTTGATTAATCTGAGAGTGTGAAAACCTCCCCAGAGCTGAACACCCCTGACACCCCCTTACTCTGCTACAACAGAGGGGGGTCATTTCAAAACAGGGccgtgggggggggggctagtATCAGAAACATTACAGTGAAAATTCCAGACCTCAAATCTCACACAAATGGGCTCCTGCACTAATCTGCAGTCCTCGTTTCCAACAATTTCGCCTCCATCTGTGTTGTTGTTCACTTCTGTAGCGCTTTGGCACACTGACAGatcacctgtcaatcaaactGTGTGGGTGGTGCTGTGGTGTCTCTTTTCTCATGTGTTCAGTgctgtaaatgtgcaaaactgGGATTTTCCCCAAAGAAACAAATGTCTCCTGGCTGAACGTCTCAGCATCGGTTTCACACAAAGGGGAAGAAATACTCTCACATTTTGTGGGTTTatttcctgctgctgttctttCAATTGGTAAAACAGCACTTTGAAAAAGGGAATTGCAGAATTAA
It contains:
- the tbx15 gene encoding T-box transcription factor TBX15 isoform X2, whose protein sequence is MEDIQVELQCADLWKRFHDIGTEMIITKAGRRMFPAMRVKIAGLDPHQQYYIAMDIVPVDNKRYRYVYHSSKWMVAGNADSPVPPRVYIHPDSLASGDTWMRQVVSFDKLKLTNNELDDQGHIILHSMHKYQPRVHVIRKDFSSELSPNKSVPSGEGVKTFSFPETVFTTVTAYQNQQITRLKIDRNPFAKGFRDSGRNRTGLEAIMETYAFWRPPVRTLTFEDFTNMQKQQGGSTGTSPTTSSTGTPSPSGAAHLLSPSCSPPTFHLAPNTFNVGCRESQLCNLGLSEYPACARSNMAALQGYGGLADSSYGRLQAAGGAVASAQPSESFLPQRTSSLIAAGMQGSTHASLSGGGSGSGAGGKMDAYGSQLGSFPASQLQYVMQAGGSSSSASSSSSGSPPSSAHMFTGSHHHVQQGSYNAFSLHNPYNLYGYNFPTSPRLAASPEKPQGGLLCSSSAAGAFAERQYLSNGSMDTMHMIGNTASGQQGSSSCDGRQYGSSSQMSMHMA